In Esox lucius isolate fEsoLuc1 chromosome 6, fEsoLuc1.pri, whole genome shotgun sequence, the following proteins share a genomic window:
- the ndufb8 gene encoding NADH dehydrogenase [ubiquinone] 1 beta subcomplex subunit 8, mitochondrial (The RefSeq protein has 1 substitution compared to this genomic sequence) — MAAVGFRNWARALSKGKGPAFSALLSQVRAASGPSKAMLPGPYPKTPEERAAAAKKYNMTVDEYEPMPDNGEGYGDYPKLPDRSQHERDPWYSWDHPDLRRNWGEPIHWDFDMYIRNRVDTSPSPVDWNTMCKRLFGFIGFMMLMFYFGEKFPSYQPVAPKQYPYKDLYLERGGDPGKQPEEVKHFEI; from the exons CCAAGGGGAAAGGGCCGGGCTTTTCTGCGCTTCTATCCCAAGTCAGAGCGG CCTCTGGACCTTCCAAGGCCATGTTGCCTGGTCCATACCCCAAGACCCCTGAGGAGAGAGCTGCGGCTGCCAAGAAGTACAACATGACAGTGGATGAATACGAACCAATGCCTGATAATGGCGAGGG GTATGGAGACTACCCTAAATTGCCTGACAGATCCCAGCATGAGCGAGACCCCTGGTACTCCTGGGACCACCCTGACCTGAGGAGGAACTGGGGAGAGCCG ATCCACTGGGACTTTGACATGTACATCAGGAACCGAGTGGACACGTCGCCCAGCCCCGTCGACTGGAACACTATGTGCAAACGTCTCTTTGGGTTCATTGGATTCATGATGCTAATGTTCTACTTTGGGGAAAAGTTCCCGTCTTACCAGCCTGTG GCACCAAAACAATATCCTTATAAAGACCTGTACCTAGAGCGAGGAGGGGATCCTGGGAAACAGCCTGAAGAAGTCAAGCATTTTGAAATATAA